The genomic region CTTTGGTATCATCAGATGGATCGGTCAGGATCTCGTTCATTTCCTCATCAAAGAACCCACGTTTGTAGGCTATCTCAACTGGCACTCTGTGACTTTCCTCTGGGTCAATGATTCCACCTGTGGCAATCTGGGCTTCCAAGAGACGGATACCATGATCTTTCAGGATGAGCCCCTTTTTCATGGCCTGAAACAAGGAGATTGTATTGCCCGAATAAGGATCTCTATATCCAGTCACAGCTCTCTCTGCAGAGAGAAGCTTGTCTTTGAATTCTGGACCTACAATTCCCATTCTCACTGCTTCACTGACAGTCAGTTTGAGATTTTTGATTGGGTCAATGACAAAGGCAGTGGCTGCCTGGGCCTCAAGTAGCTCAAACGCAGTTCCTGGCCTAATCATGTTCTTCTTCATGGCCTGGTAAATTGATAGACGTTCCTTTGTGGACTCCAAAAACACACCAGCAATACAGCTGGTGCCTTCAAGGTACCTTGATAGCCTCTCGCTCACCTCCTCCACTGAAATAAGACCTTCATTCAGTTGGGTGACAGTCTCCTGATCGATAATTTGTGACCTGAGCAGCTCTTCCATTGTGATTTGTTTCCTGAGACCTTTGAATGTCAGCCTCTTGTCTCCCAGTGAGAGGAGTCGCAATCCACCATCTAACTTGCATCTCTTGAGCAGCTGTGAATATGGTAGTTTCTCATCTGTGACAGGGTCAACAAAACCTTTAACTTCACTAGCCAGTTTCTCATTGGTTTCCTTGTTGATATAGCCTCTTTGTATGGCAATGTCTGTTGGCAGATGGAATTGGAATTCAGGATCAATAATACCACCAGTGGCAGTCTGTGCCTCTAACATTTTCAGAGCATAATCCTCTGGAACAAGATCCTTCTTCATGGCCTGGAAAAGAGATATGATTTTCCCACTGTATGGATCTTTGTATCCTGTGACCGCTCTTTCTGCTGAGAGAAGTTTATCATGGATCTCAGGTCCAACAACACCTTTACGAACAGCTTCATCAACAGTGAGTGTCTCATTCTTTACTGGATCAACGAGGAATCCTGTCGCAGCTTGGGCTTCTAGGAGGTTCATGGCTACTTCTTGTTTAAGAAAACCTCTCTTCATTGCTTGGTATATGCTTACCTTGGAACTTGAGTCAGTTGTGACCCCAGCAACACAGCCTGTGCCGTAGAGATACTGTTTTACACTGGTCATCTCCATTATGTCGCGAATATTCCTCTTGCCCTGTTTAAGAAGGTTATATGTCTCCAAGTCGATGATGCGGGCATTGTAGAGCTCCTCAATAGTTATTCTTCTTCTCAAAGTCTTATATGACAGTGGACTGTCATTTCGAATTATCTCCCTCTGCTCCATTATctcaataataatgatgatcatCCTCTCTTTAGTGATTTTGCCAGAGCGATATTCATCCATTAGCTTCTGCCTCTCCGATTCTGGAATCATATTTGAATTCATGACATCCCAGAGGTTCAATGGTTTATCAGCAAGGCCTTCAATTGGAATATCAATCTGGGTGTCGGTCAGGTCACTCTCCGTTTGTTCCTCGGTGTAGAGGTATGTCTTCTCCACAACAGTTGGCGACTGAGGTTTGGAGAGTGGGAGGATGTACAGGCCAGTCTCTGGATCtctttgacatttgtttttaagCTGTCTATAGGTTGCATTCTCGTCACTTTCTGGGTCTGAGAAAGCCTTATTATCATCAGTTGGTTCAGATAGGGTCTTTGCAACTGCTTTGCTGAAAATGTTCTTCTGATATGCAACATCATCTGGGACACGATGGCTATTTACAGGGTCAATGATTCCTCCGCTAACCATTTGTGCCTCCAACAGTGGCATGGCGTGCTCTTTTAGGATGAGATCTTTCTGCATTGCTTCAAACAGGGAAATTTTGCTTCCTGTGAATGGATCTTTATAGCCAGTGACAGCTTTTTCTGCAGAGAGGAGTTTTTCATGTAGCTCTGGACCAACAAGGCCTGACTTCACTGCCTCATCTACTGACAGACACTGGTTCCTCACTGGATCTACAATGAACCCAGTTGCAGCTTGGGCCTCAAGAAGTGAAAGCCCTGTGGTATGTCTGAGGAGCTTTTTCTTCATAGCCTGATAAAtgcttattttctcttttgttagCTCAAGGCAGATTCCAGCAATGCTATCAGATCCCTTGAGGTATTTATTGATGTCGGGATTCTTTTCAGTGACTTGTTTAGGTGTTGTTTTGCCTTGTTGAATGAGCTCGAAGGTTGGTTTGTCAATAATTTTGGAATCATACAGGGAGACTGCAGGGACAGGGGCTCTGAGTCCCTTGAAGCTGGACTGTTCTTGTTTTTTGGCCTCTTTGTCATCCACAATTGTGACAACAATTTTGATGATCCTTTCAATTGTAATCTTTCCAGACCTAAACTGTCTGAGGAGGTCAAGCCTTTGTTCCTCAGTGAGATATTCAGAGTTGATGATTTCCCAGATGGTCATCTTTCTGCCTTTAAATGGTCCAGAGTCAATCTCAACAGTGGCCTGAGTCATAGCCTCTTTTGTCTGGGCTTCGGTGTATGATGGCTCCTCCTTTGCATTGATTGCTTCatcagaaagaggaagaagctggAGACCAGTTTTCTCGTCAGTGACACATCTCTTGAAGAGCTCTGAGTAGGTGACCTTTTCTTTAGTGTTGGGGTCAAAGAAGCATTTAGTTTCATCAGTGGGACTGCTCAAAacctgtttcatttcatcatcaaaatAATTTCTCTTGCAGGCAATATCATGTGAAATGCGATGGCTTTTTACAGGATCAATGATGCCACCGGTGGTCATTTGGGCATCGAGTAGTCGGATTCCTTGTTCCTTAGGTATGAGATCCTTTTTCATTGCTTGATAGAGAGAAACAGTTTTTCCAGTGTAAGGATCTTTGAAACCTGTGACAGCTCTCTCTGCAGACAGGAGCTTTTCATGCAGCTCAGGACCAACAACACCTGCTTTGACAGCTTCATCAACTGTGTACTTCTGATTCTGTACAGGGTCAACCACATAGCCTGTTCCTGCTTGGGCCTCGAGCATAATCAAGGCAGGCCCCTGCCTCATTATATCATTTTTCATGGCTTGATAAAAGGACATTGTCTCTTTGGTTGAGTCAGTCACTACACCTGCAATGCAATTTGTCCCTTTCAATGCTTTATGGACATGCTCCATTTCAGACACCTCTTTGACTGTCTTTTTGCCCTTGTTTAATTTGTTGAACAGGTCTTTATCAATGATTTTGGATTCCAGAAGCTCAGCGGCAGGGACAGGTGCTCTCAGACCATCAAAAGtaatttccttcttcttctccttctcctctgcaaCTGTAATCACTATCTTAATGATCTTTTCAATTGTGATTTTGCCGGTCTTGTATTGCCGGAGGAGGTCCTTCTTCTGGTCCTCAGTGAAGTACTCAGAGTTTATTATTTCCCAAATGGTGACTGTCTTTCCCTTGAATTTTCCAAATGGCACCGACACAGTTGTGTTGCTGAACACATCCTTGGTCTCCTCCTCAGTGTATATGCTTGAGCACTGAGCAGCTTTGTCTGTGATTGGCAGGAGTAACAGACCGGTGTCGGGGTCAGTGACACATCTCGCCATTAGCTCAGAATACGTCAAAGGTTCCTGAGTGCTGGGGTCAAAGTATCCCTTTTGATCCTCTGAGGGGTTTTCCATAACCttattcatttctgcatcataTTGTCCCTGCTTGTAGGCGATTTCATTTGGTACACGGTGACTATTGATAGGGTCAACGATGCCACCAGTTGCAAGCTGGGCCTCAAGGACTCTGATGGCATGATCATGCTCTGTGAGACCCTTCTTCATAGCTTCAAAGAAAGAGATCTTCCCACCAGTATATGGGTCTTTGTAACCAACAACAGCTCTCTCAGCTGAAAGCATTTTGTTGTGCAGTTCCGGGCCAATCAAACCCTCCTTAACAGCCTCATTAACAGAAAGTTTCTGATTTTGAATAGGATCTAACATATAACCTGTAGCCGCCTGTGCCTCAAGAAGGATCAAGGCTGTGCCTGGAGTAATCTTTTTCTCTTCTGATGCTACATAGATGGACATTTTTTGCTTAGATGGTGTCAAAACACCGGCAATGCAATTCTTTCCTTTCAGAATTACTTTAAGTTTTTCGGTTTCACCAAGCTCTTGAGCAGTGGTTTTGCCATTTTTCAGGTTGTCAAAGTCCTTTTTGGGTAAAAGGCCAATTTCATGAAGTCTGCTTGCAGGTACCTTATCTCGAATACCATCAAAGGCTAATGGATCTGGTCTCTTTTCTACACTGTCTACCACATCGCTGGCATTTCTGCCATTGTAAACTGTACTTATTGTCTTAACTACTGTTACAGATTCTTTGGTGACTTGATCTTTTTGTGCGTCTTCAAGCTGCTGGAGCTTATCACGCAATTTCTGGTTTTCCTCTGCGAGAATCCTTTCCTGCTCTAGTCTCTGATTTTCCAGGTCCTGCATTTCTTTCTGCTTGCTAAGCATTGAGGTCTCAGCCTCTTTCTGCCTATTTAGGGCTGCATCCATGGTAGCCTggagtttcttcttctcctcctccatctgctgTCTCTGGCGCTCCTGTTCATCCTTGAGGGCCTTGGCCTTTTTGACCTCTTCTTCAAACTGGCTCTCCAGCTTCTTTTTCTGGTCTTCAATTAGTTTCTCCTTCTTCAACAGCATTTCCTTCTCAGTCAGGAATGACTGCTGAAGCACTGTTTTCTCGTGTTCCATTTGTTTCTGCTGTGCATCGGCGATCTGATAGAAAAGCAAGAGAAAACAAGTTACAATAGGTTTTTGGCTGAAGCacataattaattatttaaaaaatatgtacaaTTTGTGTATAATTTGTAATGGATAAAACTTGCACAATGCACTATGCTTATGCAATTAGAGATCAGAAATATTCACCAGTTGaagttatatatacatttttcaatttcTCAATGTATATTTACGCAAAATACTACTGAACCAATTTTTTACAACATTTTGTGGAGGCGTGGGGCATGAGCGAAGGACATTCAATTATTGAGCAGGTCCTGAAAAAAAGTGTGTTTCCAGTAATGATTCTCTCCTTGGTTTAACATGGCCATATAGGTCTGGGCAGAGACATGCCCTATCTGAGCttctgaaaatatttaaattttctaGCATCCCAAGATTTAAGATTTATTATTGTACTGCAGTATTCTTTGTATTTCTGactacataaatatatatatatatatatcatgaatcgaaatatttaaatgttatttctaAAATATCTTATAAAATGTTACGGTAAAACCAAattcatttacaccatgttactgtcctctgatatcctcttCCAGAGAGGAGTTCACGCCTGGACCACagcggacatttaggctaaaaacatggaaTAAATTATCTTGTTTCGcgtcgaatttgaatgtcagggcatacagacaccacaggagcagtatggaggcctgttatgtttttattctgtagtttgtttacgtttgaagaattgGTCACTATTTACTTCAATTTTTTGGGATTTGGCtccaacactgtttacccctgaaactccaaaaaggTTTTGTGGTCtcgaacacttcacccacccctcaatCGCTATAGTGGTGAGTATTTTTTTACATGCATTTCAATGTGAATATAGTCAGCAACCTTCAGCGACCTTCCtggaaattatatttatatttaacttcTTTTGTATGTAAAGTATATGTAATAATACTCACATTTAAACCTTCAATCTCTAAAACATTGTGCAGGCCTGGATCTAGACTGCTCAGATTGGGAGGGGCTATTAGACATCAGGGTAGGACAACTTTTGACAACAGTGGACTTTGTGTTGAGAGTTTTTCCAAGTTTTAAAGAACGCGCCTCAATAGGAAATTCAACCAAGCCATTGTATAAtgtaaatattgaatataaCAATAATACTACTAAAAGTGATTATTTTTTACACTTGCCACACACAGACTAGTGCAACCAAACTGTTTTATGCCTGCACGGAAGCACACATTCAGGTGAAGAGATCCAGTGAGGAAGCTATGAATGGACGCTGCTGTaattaaacacaacactgacgaTTATTTAATGAAACAGGTGTCATTGGTTTAAATATGTTACAAAAGAAGTTCAACAGCCAAGTTTAATTTTTTAGATGAACAAACTGTGAACAACTGGAGACTTTGGCTTGGCTGTCCTTTAAGTagcacctgaaggcagcactAATAATAATGAACGTTTGATCAATCTGTGCTTTTTATGAATGGATATCGGATCATTCAATTGAAGATCAATTTTAATCAAAGTATAGTTTAAAACCAATTTGGTTGGCAGAGTAGAAATTTGGGTGGGCATTGCCCCAGCCGACTTCTAGATCCAGGCCCGACATTGTGTTACCTACTGTAATCTGCAAAAACTTAGTTgagtacaaaataaaacattcctACAACTTTTTGGCAGCTCTGCCTATCGAAAGGTTACACTTGACTTCAACTGATTCACAGAACttagaaaatatagaaaaaatattTGGTCAGTTCagaaaaatcccccaaaaattaTCTCTGGATTTCAAAGCAATGGGACCAGCAACGTGACAAAATAGTGAATCATTGAAGCAATGGCCCTCTGAGTAGAGCGGCTCTACATGTATGGAGATTCTTTGGTAAATTATTCAGCATATGTTTAGACTTTTCACTAAATTGGTTGAGGATTGTCATAGTTTTCAGCCATTTTACCCTATTGTAAATAATGAAAGGTTCATCTATTTTATGTACTGCAAGTTCTGAACCTGAAAGAAATATGAAGCATGTCTTAAAATGAGGAAACATTCCAGGGTATGAGGGGACATTCAAGATGTGATTTGCATGAGCACAGTgcactgtaaataaatacaatttcattCATAAAGATTCGATTTCATGTTTAGTAAAATAAGAGAAAGATATAGAGAAATTAAAGGAAAAAGAGTGTTAGTTTTCTGATAGAATTCACAATGACATAAGCTGCTTTGTTATGCCATTTTTGACACAATACCTCTTTAGACTTATATTGAAGTTCCTCAGCATCCTGTTTCAGTCTAGACTTCTCCTTCTCTAGGTCTGCGATTGCTTTTCGTAAATCATCAGCCTCTTTACTGGTATTAAGTCTGTCGACCGTCATTTTTTCCACGACTGTCATTTTTTCTTTGGTGGCTATTTCAGTCTCATGAAGACGAGCAGCAATTGTGTCAGCTTGTTTCCTGAATTTCTTTGCCTCCTCTTCAGCTTTGGCCTGGGCTTCACTGAGCTGAGAAACCTGAAGCTTGAGTTTTTCAGCTTCAGCTATTATCTCCAATTGCCTTTTCCTTTCCGCTTCAAGGGATTTCTGGTACTCCTCAGTTTCCTCTTCTAGACGCTGCTGCATTAGTTGTTTATCCTCCAGCAACTTTTGTGCCTGCTGTTGAGCCAAGTCCTTCTGCCTTTGGAGCATCTCTGCCTCAGCTTTAAGTTTAGATGCCTCTTGTATGGCCTGCATTTTCTCTTTGAGCATTTTCTCTGCAAGAGTTCTTTGATGATTTAGATCATCTTCTGCAATCTGTCTTAAGCGTGCAGCCTCTTTGGCTTCTACACTAAGTCTAGCAGCGTCCTCTGCAAGATTTTTCATAGTTTCAGCCTCTTCTTCAAGGAATTTTTGAGTGTTATCTTTATCTTTCTTGATGAGGCGCTGGTTTTCCTCCTCAATTCTGATTTTTAGTTTGAGAAGTTCCTCCATCTGAATCTTGACTTTGAAcaactcctcctccacctggcCCTTTTGTTTGACAGCATCATCAACCTCATCCTTCAAGCgctgcagctcttcatccaGGACAGATTTCTGATTATCAGTTTCATCAAGCTGAAGTTTAACCTTTGTGAGCTCTTGCTCCACTTGGAACTTCTGCTTTAATGTTTGCTCTGCCAATTTTTTGTGCTTAGCCATTTCAGCGTCGGCATGATGCTTCTGCTTGAGTGCTGAAGTTTCTGCTTGTGCTCGTTTGGCAGCTTCAAATTCTGCCTCCTTCCTCATTCTCTCAGCATCCTCTTGAGCTTTGGCTTGGATTGCAGCTTCCTGCTCAGCAGCTGCTCTTTGGCGTTCCGCTTCTTCTGCTTGCTGACGGAAGagagctgcctctctctctgccttctcCTTAGCAGCCTCTGCCTCCTTGGCAAGCTGCTTGGCTTTTTCATATTCATCCTTAAGCTTCTTTTTCGTGATGCTGTCTTCCTTCTGTTGAGCAAGGACACTTTGAACTTGCTGCTCAGCTGCATTGCATTTCAAGGACGCTTGTTGGGCTGCGACAATCTGTTTTTCAGCTTCTTCGTCAGCCTCATCTTTCTGCTTTCGGGCTAGTTCTGCTTTCCTTTTCAGACGATCCAGCTCATCCTGGGCTGTCTTGCATTGTCTGCCTGCCTCTTCTTCAGCAGCTGTAATCTTTTTAACCTTCTCTTCcgcttccctcctcctcctctcctcctcaaggGCAAGCTGTCTTAGTTTCTctgactcctcctctgctctgagctTGCTTTGCTGAGTTTCCTCTGCaatgtttttcagtttgtttagcTCTAGCTCCAGGTCAAGTTTTCCTGATGAAGCCTTCTCAAAGTTGAGCTTAAGAATTCTGATCTCTTCCTCTACAACCCGCCTCTGTTTGAGTGTGTCATCCACTATGGCCTTTTGTCTTTCCATTTCAGTATCAGAGGATTTCTTGAGTTGAATAATTTTTTCCTCAATCTCTTGCTTGTGCTGGTTGGCCTGGTCTTCCAGAGCTTTCCTCTGGTACGCCTCATCCTCAGCATGTCGCCGGAGCCTCTCATTTTCTGCCTCCTTCTCTTTCAGAGCAATTTCGGCTTCTGTTTTTAAACGAGTCGCGTCACTTATTGCAGCCAGCTTCTCTTTGAGAATTCTCTCAGCCTCTGCTCTCTGACGAGCAGCCTCTTCCTCAGCAACTTGTCTCTGGTGCTTGGCCTCCTCTGAAATGGCTCTAAGCTTGCTTGCCTCGTCAGCCAGGTCCTTCATCTTGGCGGCTTCAGCCTCAAGAAGTTGTTTGCTCTTCTCTGTGTTGGACATGGTCTCCTTCTCTGCCTTGGACTTGAGCTGAATGAGTATATCCATTTCACTCCTCACTTTGGCCAGTTCATCCTCCAGCAGTTTCCTCTGTTGTTGAGCTGCAACAACTTCATTCTTCAGGCGGTAGAGTTCATCTTCAAGGAGggatctctgctgctctgcattgTCAAAGTCTGCCCTAAGACGAATCAGTTCTTGTTCTGCAGTGAGTTTCTGTTGAGCTGTGCTCTCAGCaatctttctctgcctctccagctcttttTCGGCCATATCCTTCTGCTTCAGGGCTGAGTCTTCAGCTTTGGCTCTCTTCTTAGCCTCACGCTCAGcctcgtctttttgtttttcagcttcCTCTTGAGCAAGGCTCTTTTTGTGAGCTTCTTCCTCAGCCTGGAGTCTCAGGCGGAGGGCCTCATTTGCTTTCTGCCTCCATTTTTCAAGCTCTTTTTCGGCCTCTTCCCTGGCATCATCTGCATCTTCCTGTTGTCTCTTAAGATGTGCTGCTTGTTGTTGCAGCTGAAGGACAGCACCATGCTCCTGTTTGAGGGATTCCTCTAACTTTGAGGTCTTTTCCACAAAGGAGTGTTGTTTGCTCTGGAGCTCAGTGGCAGCAGTCTTCTGGGCTACCTCCTGAGCGACCTTTATTTGTCTTGCCTTTTCTATTTCTGCTTGCTTCACCTGCCTTTCGGCCTCCTCGGCCTGCCTCTTTAGATTTTCAAGGTCTTCCAGGGCTATTTGCTTTTGCCTGGCAGCTTCCTTCTCTGCTTCAGATTTCAGTTGGAGTTCCTCCTCTGCCATGCGCTTTTTCTGGGTCTCTTCCTTGACTTGTTTGCGGAGCTTCTCGGCTTCCTCTTGGGCAGCCTTCCTGAGTTTCTCAGCCTCGGCCGCTCTCTCACGAAGTTGCTTGAGCTCAGATTCTGCAGTCGATTTTTGATGTACAGTTGTCTCCAGCTGAATCCTAATAAGGTGGATTTCCTCTTCAATCTTGAGCCTGCTTTGGAGAGCTTCATCCACTTGTTGACTTTTGTCGTTGATCTGCTGCTCTGACATGTTTTTGAGCTCATGCAGTTCCAgctggatgttgtgtttttgtttttctgcatctaCAGCAGCATTTTCTCTCTTGCTTACTTCCTGCTGCATTTTGAGCTTCAGCTCCTGAGCCTCTTTCTCAGCTTTGGCAATGGCCTTTGCGTGACCTTCGGCTAACTGCTTCTGTTTGTCTAACTCGGCCTGCATCTTGgccatttttttctgctcttcCGCTTTGAGTTTCTCTGCAGCTTTCTGCATTAGTGGAAGCAAATGGTAAAGAAAGGATTAAAATCAAGCATGACAGGTTAAAGGTAACACTTTACACTAACCAGCTCTAAACAGTGTGGCTTTAAGTTGTAATTACTATAGTAATTACAGCTTAATCACACTGGAGCGATTtaatgtactgtattacccaggcaatgttaatgttaaaaaaattagCTCAAAGATCAATCACTAGATGCAAATTAGATGCACAATCATCACAGTTAT from Pleuronectes platessa chromosome 10, fPlePla1.1, whole genome shotgun sequence harbors:
- the LOC128448984 gene encoding plectin isoform X12: MDSCRSIQQEITSLKDERDRVQKKTFTKWVNKHLIKHRRGPESQHHVTDLYEDLRDGHNLISLLEVLSGDTLPREKGRMRFHKLQNVQIALDFLRHRQVKLVNIRNDDIADGNPKLTLGLIWTIILHFQVSIAIADIQVNGQSEDMTAKEKLLLWSQRMTDGYQGIRCDNFTTSWRDGKLFNAVIHKHCPRHIDMGKVYRQNNIENLEQAFNVAEREMGVTRLLDPEDVDVPHPDEKSIITYVSSLYDAMPRPAAHDGARGNELELRWQEYYELVTILQQWMRHHIMIFEERKFPASYEEIELLWRQFLKFKETELPVKETDKSRSKHIYQSFESAVQSGQLKVPPTYHPIDVEKEWGRLHVAILERERLLRTEFERLERLQRIVIKVQMESGVWDEQLSHLETLLQTDIRLLNAGKPAKHTAEVERELDKADKMIRLLFNDVQLLKDGRHPQAEQMYRKVYHIHERLVNLRSDYNLRLKSSVTISHTNLVSSQQSTMKLRPELDDVTLRYVKDLLAWVEENQRRIDDAEWGSDLPSVESQLGSHRGLNQTVEDFRSKIERARADESQLSPVSKVAYKEYLGKLDLQYAKLLNSSKSRLRNLDLLHSFVSSSTKELMWLNEKEEEDVNFDWSDRNTNMTAKKDNYSGLMRELELREKKVNDIQTLGDKLVRDGHPGKKTVEAFTAALQTQWSWLLQLCCCIEAHLKENTAYYQFFADVKEAQDKMRKMQETMKKKYSCDRSTTATRLEDLLQDAVEEKEELNEFKTMVTGLNKRAKSIIQLKPRNPTTPIKGKMPIQAVCDFKQQEITVHKGDECALLNNSQPFKWKVRNHSGHEAVVPSVCFIVPPVNKEAVDSVSSLDGGHQQMVTMWQMLHVDMKSMLSWQYLMRDFTQIRSWNITMLRTMKTEEYRLMMRNLELHYQDYMRDSQDSQLFGPDDRMQIEGDYTKSTQHFDNLLRSMEKGQKNESLCKNYISEIKDLRLHIEDCEAKTVARIRKPLDKEPLKECIQKTTEQKKVQVELEGLKKDLDKVTVRTQDVLSSPQQSASAPVLRSELELTVQKMDHAHMLSSIYLDKLKTVDMVIRNTQGAEGVLKQYEDCLRDVHTVPSDVKEVENYRSKLKKMRVEAESEQPVFDSLEEELKKASAVSDKMYRVHSERDTELDHYRQLLSGLQDRWKAVFTQVDLRQRELEQLGRQLGYYRESYDWLISWIADAKQRQETIQAVSITDSKTLKEQLAQEKKLLEEIEKNKDSVDECQNYAKAYIDTIKDYELQLVAYKAQVEPLTSPVKKSKLDSASDNIIQEYVTLRTRYSELMTLTSQYIKFITDSQRRLENEEKAAEKLKAEEQKKMAKMQAELDKQKQLAEGHAKAIAKAEKEAQELKLKMQQEVSKRENAAVDAEKQKHNIQLELHELKNMSEQQINDKSQQVDEALQSRLKIEEEIHLIRIQLETTVHQKSTAESELKQLRERAAEAEKLRKAAQEEAEKLRKQVKEETQKKRMAEEELQLKSEAEKEAARQKQIALEDLENLKRQAEEAERQVKQAEIEKARQIKVAQEVAQKTAATELQSKQHSFVEKTSKLEESLKQEHGAVLQLQQQAAHLKRQQEDADDAREEAEKELEKWRQKANEALRLRLQAEEEAHKKSLAQEEAEKQKDEAEREAKKRAKAEDSALKQKDMAEKELERQRKIAESTAQQKLTAEQELIRLRADFDNAEQQRSLLEDELYRLKNEVVAAQQQRKLLEDELAKVRSEMDILIQLKSKAEKETMSNTEKSKQLLEAEAAKMKDLADEASKLRAISEEAKHQRQVAEEEAARQRAEAERILKEKLAAISDATRLKTEAEIALKEKEAENERLRRHAEDEAYQRKALEDQANQHKQEIEEKIIQLKKSSDTEMERQKAIVDDTLKQRRVVEEEIRILKLNFEKASSGKLDLELELNKLKNIAEETQQSKLRAEEESEKLRQLALEEERRRREAEEKVKKITAAEEEAGRQCKTAQDELDRLKRKAELARKQKDEADEEAEKQIVAAQQASLKCNAAEQQVQSVLAQQKEDSITKKKLKDEYEKAKQLAKEAEAAKEKAEREAALFRQQAEEAERQRAAAEQEAAIQAKAQEDAERMRKEAEFEAAKRAQAETSALKQKHHADAEMAKHKKLAEQTLKQKFQVEQELTKVKLQLDETDNQKSVLDEELQRLKDEVDDAVKQKGQVEEELFKVKIQMEELLKLKIRIEEENQRLIKKDKDNTQKFLEEEAETMKNLAEDAARLSVEAKEAARLRQIAEDDLNHQRTLAEKMLKEKMQAIQEASKLKAEAEMLQRQKDLAQQQAQKLLEDKQLMQQRLEEETEEYQKSLEAERKRQLEIIAEAEKLKLQVSQLSEAQAKAEEEAKKFRKQADTIAARLHETEIATKEKMTVVEKMTVDRLNTSKEADDLRKAIADLEKEKSRLKQDAEELQYKSKEIADAQQKQMEHEKTVLQQSFLTEKEMLLKKEKLIEDQKKKLESQFEEEVKKAKALKDEQERQRQQMEEEKKKLQATMDAALNRQKEAETSMLSKQKEMQDLENQRLEQERILAEENQKLRDKLQQLEDAQKDQVTKESVTVVKTISTVYNGRNASDVVDSVEKRPDPLAFDGIRDKVPASRLHEIGLLPKKDFDNLKNGKTTAQELGETEKLKVILKGKNCIAGVLTPSKQKMSIYVASEEKKITPGTALILLEAQAATGYMLDPIQNQKLSVNEAVKEGLIGPELHNKMLSAERAVVGYKDPYTGGKISFFEAMKKGLTEHDHAIRVLEAQLATGGIVDPINSHRVPNEIAYKQGQYDAEMNKVMENPSEDQKGYFDPSTQEPLTYSELMARCVTDPDTGLLLLPITDKAAQCSSIYTEEETKDVFSNTTVSVPFGKFKGKTVTIWEIINSEYFTEDQKKDLLRQYKTGKITIEKIIKIVITVAEEKEKKKEITFDGLRAPVPAAELLESKIIDKDLFNKLNKGKKTVKEVSEMEHVHKALKGTNCIAGVVTDSTKETMSFYQAMKNDIMRQGPALIMLEAQAGTGYVVDPVQNQKYTVDEAVKAGVVGPELHEKLLSAERAVTGFKDPYTGKTVSLYQAMKKDLIPKEQGIRLLDAQMTTGGIIDPVKSHRISHDIACKRNYFDDEMKQVLSSPTDETKCFFDPNTKEKVTYSELFKRCVTDEKTGLQLLPLSDEAINAKEEPSYTEAQTKEAMTQATVEIDSGPFKGRKMTIWEIINSEYLTEEQRLDLLRQFRSGKITIERIIKIVVTIVDDKEAKKQEQSSFKGLRAPVPAVSLYDSKIIDKPTFELIQQGKTTPKQVTEKNPDINKYLKGSDSIAGICLELTKEKISIYQAMKKKLLRHTTGLSLLEAQAATGFIVDPVRNQCLSVDEAVKSGLVGPELHEKLLSAEKAVTGYKDPFTGSKISLFEAMQKDLILKEHAMPLLEAQMVSGGIIDPVNSHRVPDDVAYQKNIFSKAVAKTLSEPTDDNKAFSDPESDENATYRQLKNKCQRDPETGLYILPLSKPQSPTVVEKTYLYTEEQTESDLTDTQIDIPIEGLADKPLNLWDVMNSNMIPESERQKLMDEYRSGKITKERMIIIIIEIMEQREIIRNDSPLSYKTLRRRITIEELYNARIIDLETYNLLKQGKRNIRDIMEMTSVKQYLYGTGCVAGVTTDSSSKVSIYQAMKRGFLKQEVAMNLLEAQAATGFLVDPVKNETLTVDEAVRKGVVGPEIHDKLLSAERAVTGYKDPYSGKIISLFQAMKKDLVPEDYALKMLEAQTATGGIIDPEFQFHLPTDIAIQRGYINKETNEKLASEVKGFVDPVTDEKLPYSQLLKRCKLDGGLRLLSLGDKRLTFKGLRKQITMEELLRSQIIDQETVTQLNEGLISVEEVSERLSRYLEGTSCIAGVFLESTKERLSIYQAMKKNMIRPGTAFELLEAQAATAFVIDPIKNLKLTVSEAVRMGIVGPEFKDKLLSAERAVTGYRDPYSGNTISLFQAMKKGLILKDHGIRLLEAQIATGGIIDPEESHRVPVEIAYKRGFFDEEMNEILTDPSDDTKGFFDPNTEENLTYLGLMERCITDPDTGLVLLLLKDKKRERKTSSKTSVRKRRVVIVDPETGKEMTVYEAYRKGLIDHQTYLELAEQECEWEEITTTSSDGNVKSLIIDRRSGRQYDVDDALSRGLIDQKALETYRSGNLSITEFADMLSGNMGGFRSRSSSFGSTTGSTFSSSMSPIPSVKAPAIIWNDPSELTGPIAGILDIDTLEKVSVTEAIHRNLVDNITGQRLLEAQACTGGIIDPTSGERLSVTDAAEKGLVDKIVVDRLNLAQKAFNGFEDPRTKVKMSASQALKKGWLYYEAGQRFLEIQYLTGGLIEPDVEDRVTLDESIRKGTIDARTAQKLRDVSAYSKYLTCPKTKLKISFKDAMDRSMIEEGTSLRLLEASSQSSKGLYSPYNVSNSGSAYGSRSGSRTGSRTGSRRGSIDAGSGFSMNFSSSSFSSSSTGYNRRF